From Lycium ferocissimum isolate CSIRO_LF1 chromosome 12, AGI_CSIRO_Lferr_CH_V1, whole genome shotgun sequence, one genomic window encodes:
- the LOC132040593 gene encoding metallocarboxypeptidase inhibitor-like, which yields MAGKCLSHKFAILFTALLVVIASHSFYSTKIHVMAQEDVLQIATKLFQDDPTCGKPCNTMDDCSNGWFCQACWNSRKTCGPFVGDAIAMGM from the exons ATGGCCGGAAAGTGTCTCTCACATAAATTTGCAATCCTTTTCACCGCTCTCCTTGTGGTTATTGCTT CTCATTCATTCTATTCCACGAAGATTCATGTGATGGCCCAAGAAGATGTACTACAAATTGCAACGAAACTATTTCAAGATGATCCAACTTGTGGGAAACCTTGTAATACAATGGATGATTGCTCTAATGGTTGGTTCTGTCAGGCCTGTTGGAATTCTAGAAAGACCTGTGGGCCATTTGTTGGTGATGCCATAGCCATGGGCATGTAA